tggtgaacgctgtgggggcaggaagcggcgcttcagagaagcatttgttgtggagcagcccggtgatccccactctcagagtgcagattatcggctgctcgtggcagctggcttcctgcccagccacagcagccagggccttgacagcaccactgtcactgtacccccaacgcaacctgacctgcagtagagcgggccttttttagttgtgtatatatatttttcaatg
Above is a window of Rhipicephalus microplus isolate Deutch F79 chromosome 1, USDA_Rmic, whole genome shotgun sequence DNA encoding:
- the LOC142768725 gene encoding uncharacterized protein LOC142768725; its protein translation is MKAVLAHDVQVLYSLHGRKGKRAFVNLRLCRLVTDVICQKAGCDQAEALNFIKSGCQGLVNAVGAGSGASEKHLLWSSPVIPTLRVQIIGCSWQLASCPATAARALTAPLSLYPQRNLTCSRAGLF